Part of the Deltaproteobacteria bacterium genome, TAATAAGTTTCCAAACCTGGTTTTCGGGGGAGCGGCAAGAACCTTGAAGGACCCCAGCATTTGTTCTTTGGATCGTTTTGCCTATATCTCCTACCCGATGGTCCTCAGCTCTCAAGAGGGCAAACTCCCGGAGCCCTGGGTTTTGACGGCGACCGGCCAGGAAGACCTGGAAGAGCTGGCCCATTTTTACAATCATACCTCCGGCGGACAGATGATCCAGGCTCTGGACTTATATCCGGAGATTTTAGATAATAATCGGTTAACCGATAATTATCACCGGGTCGGCTTTAAACGTGAACGCCGTCTATTGTCCATAAAGAAAAAGGGCCAGGTCAAAGCGATAATCAGTTTAATCAAAACCGATATCGGTTTAAACTTATCCGAATTGACCAACAGCCTGTCATTGTTTGTCTTGGAACCCGAAGATTTTCCTTTTGAGGTTTTTTTAAGGGCCTTGTCGCAGTTGAGCCTCTATGATGATCGTCGCATGATTCCTGTTTTGTTATTTCCTATTGAATATGCCGACCGTCATTCCATTGCCTATGAAAGAGTTTACGATCTCTGGGTTTTTGGAGTAGATAATAGCGATTATTATTTCAAATACATCAATAAGCTTTTCTCCCGTCTTCTCTCCTGAGGGTGATCCATTCGACCGGTTTTCCCGGCCTTCTTACTCCCGACCCCCAAGGGGCGCACTTTAAAAAAATTTTTATTGATTTTTTACCGACCATGCCGTAAAAAGACCATTACATTTTAAAGCAAAGCGAAACAGAGTAATGTTCAGGCCAAGGCCATCCAGACTCAAAGGGTGGCCTTTTTTATTGGGTAAGAATCGATGCCTCGTCCTGGAGTTGCCCGGAAGCGGGTCACCTGACGGGTCACTTGACTTAACACTGTAGCACCCCTTTTTCGTCATTCCCGAATGTCTTTATCGGGAATCCAGGTTTTTTAAGAAAATGCAAATCAAAGTCCCTGGATTCCGCTCCCCGATTTAGACATTCGGGGACAGGCTTTAAATCTTGCCGGAATGACGGATAGAGGGGCACTGCTCACCTGATCGACAAAGCTTTGTCGATGTTAATTTACTAAGCGACTAAAGGAGGGATCCCATGCCAAAAATAAAAACAGGGTTTGTTTTACTGATTGCCTGGCTGTTAGGTTGTATCGCTCAACCGTCTTACGCCAATATCCATGAAATCCGTGTCGGGGCCACAGTCTCGGCTACCGGTAAATTCGCCCTGGAGGTCGGGCCTTTCAAGAAAATATTGACGGCCTGGGCGGAAATGATCAATGAACAGGGTGGACTCTATCTTAAAAAAAGCAATAGACGGGTGCCGGTTAAAATGATTGTCTATGATGATCAGAGCGATGAGGCCACGGCCCGACGTTTTTATCAGCGTCTGATCACGGAGGATAAGGTGCATCTGCTTCTGGGGCCTTATAGCAGTTCCCTGACCTTTGCCATCAGCTCCCTGTCCGAAAAGGAGCGGATTCCCCTGTTGGCCATTTGCGCCAATTCCCCTAAAATCTACCAGCGCGGCTTTCAATGGCTGGTGGGGCTGCTCGATGAAGCCCCCCGTTATACCTATCGTTACTGGGAAATGCTTCAAGCCGGGAAAAAGGCCAAAACCGTTTCTTTTGTCGTTGAAGAAACCCTCCATCCTTTAAGTGTCTATGAAGGGGCCAGGCTTCTGGCTGAAAAGGCCGGGATAAAAACCCTCACCGCAGACATCGTTCCGGCCGACACCCGTAATTTCACAGCCATGCTGAACAAGCTTCAAAAATCAGACCCGGATATCATCTTCTGTTCGGCCAACATTCCTTTGGCCTCTTTGTTTATGCGGCAGGCCAGGGAATTCGGATTATCCCCCAGGGAGTTCCATGTCACCCATCATAGTGGGGTCTTTAAAAAGTACCTGGGCCTGGAGGCCGAAGGGATTACCGGCCAATCCTATTGGGTGCCGGAGATGAAAGGGGGTTCAGCCTCCCGGTTTTTGGAAATTCTGGCCAAGGCCCGGATCGATAGGGATGACTATCCCTGGGCCCCGGCTTATATGATGGCCCTGGAAATTGTGGAACAAACCCTGGAACAGACTCCATCCCTGGAGGCCGGCCAGTTAATGGAAACCCTGAAGACCCATTCTTTCCGGACCCTGGGGGGGCCCAACCGCTTTAACGCCACGGGCCTGGGACAGATCAATACCTATCCCAGCCAGATCCAGGATGGGCGATACCAAATCCTCTGGCCGAAAGAGATCGCCACCGGAACCCATCGCTATCCGAACCTGCCCCAAAAGAGAAGGTAAGTTAAAAAAAAAATGGATTACGCACTTATCATCCAGATCGCCCTTGGCG contains:
- a CDS encoding amino acid ABC transporter substrate-binding protein codes for the protein MPKIKTGFVLLIAWLLGCIAQPSYANIHEIRVGATVSATGKFALEVGPFKKILTAWAEMINEQGGLYLKKSNRRVPVKMIVYDDQSDEATARRFYQRLITEDKVHLLLGPYSSSLTFAISSLSEKERIPLLAICANSPKIYQRGFQWLVGLLDEAPRYTYRYWEMLQAGKKAKTVSFVVEETLHPLSVYEGARLLAEKAGIKTLTADIVPADTRNFTAMLNKLQKSDPDIIFCSANIPLASLFMRQAREFGLSPREFHVTHHSGVFKKYLGLEAEGITGQSYWVPEMKGGSASRFLEILAKARIDRDDYPWAPAYMMALEIVEQTLEQTPSLEAGQLMETLKTHSFRTLGGPNRFNATGLGQINTYPSQIQDGRYQILWPKEIATGTHRYPNLPQKRR
- a CDS encoding GNAT family N-acetyltransferase — its product is TSGFSVEEEEESSTLLPGMIIPDIQIELANTITLSCKAQVIYKNRVDENIVKCGFTILNMSNGDYIKLTNLVNKSMNNNLDICGTIELESLWQFFFQSGFIYPQKYHYIQQKKEDFKKLYERIYNNPNEIERHITYQERGAILGHISMLHVYETTWMLHHFAATPSSRHKRVALTLLQQIERYIIDSHYFESSQMDNIICYFRPDNKFPNLVFGGAARTLKDPSICSLDRFAYISYPMVLSSQEGKLPEPWVLTATGQEDLEELAHFYNHTSGGQMIQALDLYPEILDNNRLTDNYHRVGFKRERRLLSIKKKGQVKAIISLIKTDIGLNLSELTNSLSLFVLEPEDFPFEVFLRALSQLSLYDDRRMIPVLLFPIEYADRHSIAYERVYDLWVFGVDNSDYYFKYINKLFSRLLS